In Tolypothrix sp. NIES-4075, the following proteins share a genomic window:
- a CDS encoding MBL fold metallo-hydrolase yields MSNTELSGFHNAKQTTSTNDPAEEFIVQFWGVRGLIATPSSDTSRYGGNTACVEMRVAGKRLIFDGGTGLRILGRSWLELSKPLVAHLFFTNSQSNRIQGFPFFAPAFVSENCFHIYGTAASNGASIKQSLCDQMLQPHFPYPLQVMQAELLFNNLTSGSQVILDDVTIQTALINQNQRSAGYRISWKNYSVAYMTDLYQGADEIELECIKQLIEGVDLLIANATYTPPTAHSHEYAELLWKTAVNLAHHAGVKRLVISHHHPDDHDDFLDSVQTEVKNAFPQALLAREGLILPVVPRN; encoded by the coding sequence CTGGGGTGTGCGGGGTTTAATAGCCACCCCCAGCAGCGATACCAGCCGCTATGGTGGTAATACTGCTTGTGTAGAAATGCGTGTAGCTGGAAAACGCTTGATTTTTGATGGGGGTACAGGTTTACGCATCCTGGGAAGAAGTTGGCTAGAACTCTCAAAACCACTAGTAGCGCATTTATTTTTTACCAACTCTCAATCAAATCGTATTCAAGGCTTTCCCTTTTTTGCCCCTGCATTTGTTTCAGAAAATTGCTTTCATATTTACGGTACAGCTGCCTCAAATGGTGCTTCTATTAAGCAGTCTTTATGCGATCAGATGCTGCAACCGCACTTTCCTTATCCTTTGCAGGTGATGCAGGCAGAATTGCTGTTTAACAATTTGACTTCGGGTAGTCAGGTAATTTTAGATGATGTGACGATTCAAACTGCATTGATCAATCAAAATCAGCGATCGGCAGGATACCGAATTTCTTGGAAGAATTACAGCGTTGCCTACATGACAGATTTGTATCAGGGTGCCGACGAAATCGAGCTTGAATGTATTAAACAGCTAATTGAAGGCGTAGATTTGCTGATAGCTAATGCTACATACACTCCCCCAACCGCGCACAGCCATGAATACGCTGAATTACTTTGGAAAACTGCTGTGAATTTGGCTCATCATGCTGGGGTGAAACGATTAGTTATTTCACACCACCACCCAGACGATCACGATGATTTTCTCGACTCTGTGCAAACTGAAGTTAAAAATGCTTTTCCTCAAGCATTATTAGCGCGTGAAGGATTGATTTTACCTGTTGTGCCTAGAAATTAA